In the genome of Croceimicrobium hydrocarbonivorans, one region contains:
- a CDS encoding ribonuclease H-like YkuK family protein, whose translation MRAIPNPVFRNYDDKVIENPRAYVATWLNKHPRGKIFVGCDSKVRGHQTKYSTAICMWDIGRGVSEIYKNEVVKTPPDQYTRLWTEVEKAVAVASELKGLTAITVHVDINSNPRFRSHQLYDASIGLISAMGFEGAGKPHSWAASCGAHRHCQ comes from the coding sequence ATGAGGGCCATTCCAAATCCTGTATTCCGTAACTACGACGATAAAGTAATTGAAAATCCTCGCGCCTATGTAGCCACTTGGCTTAATAAGCATCCGCGAGGTAAGATTTTCGTGGGCTGCGATTCCAAAGTCAGGGGCCATCAAACCAAATACAGCACCGCCATTTGTATGTGGGACATTGGCCGAGGCGTAAGTGAGATTTACAAGAATGAAGTCGTGAAAACTCCACCCGATCAATATACCCGATTATGGACAGAAGTAGAAAAGGCGGTGGCAGTAGCTTCGGAGCTCAAAGGCCTGACTGCAATAACGGTACACGTTGATATTAACTCGAATCCTCGTTTTCGATCTCATCAATTATATGATGCTTCTATAGGCCTAATTAGTGCTATGGGCTTCGAAGGAGCCGGAAAACCCCATTCCTGGGCAGCAAGTTGTGGTGCGCATCGCCACTGCCAATAA
- a CDS encoding alpha-ketoacid dehydrogenase subunit alpha/beta: MSAPTEKAPLVSIDIAKKAFRLMSAAKQMAELYEENKAITAKYVHAASRGHEAIQIALGLQLQSYDYVAPYYRDDSILMSIGMRPYDCMLQLLAKRDDPFSGGRTYYSHPSLNDADKPKIPHQSSATGMQAIPTAGVAMGIQYREKMGLTEGDEKAIAVCSIGDAAMTEGEVSEALQMAALKQFPLLFLVQDNEWDISANAKETRAQNAAEFAQGFKGIEVRSIDGSNFEESYATLEEVIELMRKERRPFLVHAKVPLLGHHTSGVRKEFYRDDLEEHALRDPWPKLRAWLAEHGLEEAELDTIYKEEGERVLADYNEALAQEDPRPEDLFTHDFAPSPITEEKGERSPQGKEKTVMVDAALFAIQEIMAEHKEALLYGQDVGGRLGGVFREAATLAQKFGDDRVFNTPIQEAFIIGSTVGMSATGLKPFVEVQFADYIWPGLNQLFTEVSRSSYLSNGKWPVSSVIRVPIGAYGSGGPYHSSSVESVLTNIRGIKIAYPSTGADLKGLMKAAYYDPNPVVMLEHKGLYWSKVKGTEDAKTVEPSADYVLPFGKGRIAYEASAESMANNSSLLVVTYGMGVYWAKAARQALNNKVEVLDLRTLYPLDEELILERVKAHGKVLIVTEEPSRNGFSQGLAGWIQQEAFRDLDAPVMVLGSENMPAIPLNSTLEATMIPNAEKVQAKLEELAAY; this comes from the coding sequence ATGTCTGCACCTACCGAAAAAGCACCTCTGGTTTCTATCGATATTGCAAAAAAGGCTTTCCGCCTGATGAGTGCTGCCAAACAAATGGCAGAGCTCTATGAAGAGAATAAAGCGATCACAGCTAAATATGTACACGCGGCTTCTCGCGGTCATGAGGCGATTCAGATAGCTTTAGGCTTACAGCTTCAGTCTTACGATTATGTTGCCCCTTATTACCGCGACGATTCTATTCTGATGTCAATTGGAATGCGTCCCTACGATTGCATGTTGCAATTATTGGCGAAGCGCGATGATCCTTTTAGTGGTGGACGTACCTATTATTCGCATCCCAGTTTAAATGATGCGGATAAACCTAAGATTCCACATCAATCTTCGGCTACCGGTATGCAAGCTATTCCTACCGCTGGGGTAGCGATGGGAATTCAGTACCGCGAAAAGATGGGCCTTACGGAAGGAGATGAAAAGGCTATTGCGGTATGTTCTATTGGAGATGCAGCCATGACCGAAGGTGAGGTTTCCGAAGCTTTGCAGATGGCGGCTTTGAAGCAATTCCCTTTGCTCTTTTTAGTGCAGGATAATGAATGGGATATTTCGGCGAATGCCAAGGAAACTCGTGCGCAAAATGCCGCCGAATTCGCTCAGGGATTTAAAGGCATTGAAGTTCGCAGTATAGATGGTAGCAATTTCGAAGAGTCTTACGCTACCTTGGAAGAGGTAATTGAATTGATGCGTAAGGAGCGTCGACCATTCCTCGTACACGCTAAGGTGCCTTTATTAGGACACCATACCTCCGGAGTGCGTAAGGAGTTTTACCGCGATGATTTGGAAGAACATGCTTTACGTGATCCCTGGCCTAAGTTACGTGCCTGGCTTGCGGAGCATGGACTTGAGGAAGCGGAGTTAGATACTATTTACAAAGAGGAAGGTGAGCGTGTTTTAGCCGATTATAATGAGGCCCTGGCTCAAGAAGATCCTCGTCCCGAAGATTTATTTACCCACGATTTTGCCCCCAGCCCCATCACCGAAGAAAAAGGGGAACGCAGTCCACAGGGCAAGGAAAAAACCGTGATGGTAGACGCAGCACTTTTTGCGATTCAAGAAATTATGGCCGAGCATAAAGAGGCCTTATTATATGGTCAGGATGTTGGTGGTCGCCTGGGCGGTGTGTTCCGCGAAGCCGCAACCCTTGCACAAAAATTCGGTGATGACCGAGTATTCAATACGCCTATACAAGAAGCCTTTATTATTGGTTCTACGGTAGGGATGAGTGCTACTGGCCTTAAGCCTTTTGTGGAGGTTCAATTTGCAGATTATATCTGGCCCGGTTTAAACCAGCTTTTTACGGAGGTAAGTCGCAGTAGCTATTTATCCAATGGCAAATGGCCGGTAAGCTCGGTAATCCGTGTGCCTATTGGCGCCTATGGAAGTGGTGGTCCTTACCACTCTAGCTCAGTAGAAAGTGTGTTGACCAATATCCGTGGAATTAAGATTGCCTATCCCAGTACGGGAGCCGATTTAAAAGGTTTGATGAAGGCTGCTTATTATGATCCGAATCCGGTAGTGATGTTGGAGCATAAAGGATTGTACTGGTCTAAGGTGAAGGGAACTGAAGATGCTAAAACCGTTGAGCCTTCGGCAGATTATGTATTACCCTTTGGTAAAGGACGCATCGCTTATGAAGCCAGTGCAGAAAGCATGGCAAATAATAGCAGTTTATTAGTTGTCACCTATGGAATGGGCGTGTATTGGGCTAAAGCAGCGCGTCAGGCCCTAAACAATAAAGTTGAGGTGCTTGACCTTCGAACGCTTTATCCTTTGGATGAAGAACTAATCCTGGAACGTGTAAAAGCGCATGGTAAGGTATTGATCGTAACTGAGGAACCTTCTCGCAATGGCTTCTCTCAAGGATTGGCAGGATGGATTCAACAAGAAGCTTTCCGTGACCTGGATGCACCCGTAATGGTGCTGGGTTCCGAAAATATGCCGGCCATTCCCTTGAACAGCACATTGGAAGCCACAATGATCCCTAATGCAGAAAAGGTACAGGCGAAATTAGAAGAGCTCGCAGCATATTAA
- a CDS encoding DUF3078 domain-containing protein, translated as MPKAALLIISLLSLSLHAQNNALVKEKDVLEFRKLSIQRLGQDALDTTKWDLGGNFGIQFTQASYSNWQAGGVNSIAGNTIFTGFANYTGKGKWVWSNAMTLAYGVNFQDTIFNKTDDRIEIESRLDYLHSKKWSYSALLNFRTQFRPGYENPGDIGDDVKISDFMAPGYFLFGLGATNKPNKRFTMFLSPITAKATIVTVQRLADEGAYGVDPGSSYRLEAGAYANITYKRKLWMNVDLQGRIDLFSNYVEDPSLIDINSELIMFFKVNKFIKANISLAYIYDHDVKFYLDENNPDLGVPRSQFKQVLSIGFSYDFGAAAKDE; from the coding sequence ATGCCAAAGGCCGCCCTCCTTATTATCAGCCTCTTGAGCTTGTCCCTCCACGCTCAGAATAATGCTTTGGTAAAAGAAAAAGATGTTCTGGAGTTTCGGAAACTCTCCATTCAACGTTTGGGGCAAGATGCTCTGGACACCACCAAGTGGGATTTAGGAGGAAATTTCGGGATTCAATTTACCCAAGCCAGCTACAGCAATTGGCAGGCGGGTGGTGTGAACTCGATTGCCGGGAATACCATTTTCACGGGTTTTGCTAATTATACCGGTAAGGGCAAATGGGTGTGGAGCAATGCCATGACCTTGGCCTATGGGGTTAACTTTCAGGATACCATTTTCAATAAAACCGACGATCGAATTGAAATCGAATCACGCTTAGATTACCTCCACAGCAAAAAATGGAGCTATTCGGCTTTACTTAATTTCCGTACTCAGTTTCGTCCCGGTTACGAAAACCCCGGAGATATAGGTGACGATGTTAAGATTTCGGATTTTATGGCCCCGGGCTATTTTCTTTTTGGTTTAGGAGCTACCAATAAGCCGAATAAGCGTTTTACCATGTTCTTGTCTCCAATTACCGCAAAGGCTACTATCGTTACGGTTCAAAGACTAGCAGATGAAGGAGCCTATGGTGTTGATCCAGGAAGTAGTTACCGTTTGGAAGCAGGGGCTTATGCCAATATCACCTATAAGCGCAAGCTTTGGATGAATGTGGATTTGCAAGGTCGAATTGATCTCTTCTCCAATTATGTGGAAGACCCAAGCTTAATCGATATCAACTCCGAGCTGATCATGTTCTTTAAGGTCAATAAGTTTATCAAAGCGAATATTTCTTTGGCCTACATCTATGACCATGATGTGAAGTTCTATTTGGATGAGAATAATCCAGATTTAGGTGTTCCTCGCTCCCAGTTTAAGCAGGTATTGAGCATTGGCTTTAGCTACGATTTTGGCGCTGCAGCCAAAGACGAATAA
- a CDS encoding enoyl-CoA hydratase/isomerase family protein has product MSDALQQGYIQTSIEEGVASIEFFHPMSNSLPSKLLSELAAAITEAGTNDTVKVIVLRSAGERAFCAGASFDELISIQDLDQGKKFFSGFANVINAMRKCPKFIVGRVHGKAVGGAVGLASAVDYCFATKFASVKLSELAVGIGPFVVGPAVERKVGLSAMSELAINATEWRDAQWAHQKGLYYHLHDTVAEMDQAMAELIERLKGFNPEAMRQLKEVFWQGCENWDQLLADRAAISGELVLSEFTRNAINAFKKK; this is encoded by the coding sequence ATGTCGGACGCATTACAACAAGGATACATTCAAACCAGCATTGAAGAAGGTGTAGCGAGCATTGAGTTTTTTCACCCAATGAGCAATTCGCTGCCCAGCAAACTTTTATCAGAATTGGCGGCGGCCATTACTGAGGCCGGTACGAATGATACCGTGAAAGTAATTGTATTGCGTTCTGCAGGTGAGCGTGCTTTTTGCGCGGGTGCCTCTTTCGATGAATTGATTTCCATTCAGGATTTAGATCAAGGCAAGAAGTTCTTCAGTGGCTTTGCCAATGTGATTAATGCCATGCGCAAATGCCCCAAGTTTATTGTAGGTCGCGTGCATGGCAAGGCTGTGGGTGGAGCGGTAGGCTTGGCCTCGGCGGTAGATTACTGTTTTGCCACAAAATTTGCTTCGGTAAAATTATCAGAGCTGGCAGTTGGTATCGGGCCTTTTGTAGTTGGACCAGCGGTAGAACGCAAAGTGGGCTTAAGCGCTATGAGTGAATTAGCAATTAATGCTACCGAATGGCGCGATGCACAATGGGCCCATCAAAAAGGGCTCTATTATCATTTACATGATACAGTGGCCGAGATGGATCAGGCAATGGCCGAATTAATAGAACGTTTAAAAGGCTTTAACCCCGAAGCGATGCGTCAGTTGAAAGAGGTTTTCTGGCAAGGATGCGAAAACTGGGATCAGCTATTAGCAGATCGTGCGGCGATTAGCGGTGAATTGGTTTTATCAGAATTTACCCGCAATGCCATCAATGCCTTTAAGAAGAAATAA
- a CDS encoding metallophosphoesterase — protein MKKVLFYFSVLCFGSMQAQENCSTDFNFSVDTTKAAQPFNHLAFQNDPCRFQFAIVTDRTGGHRPGVFMDGVNKLNLMQPEFVMSVGDLIEGYTLDTIELARQWNEFNSFVGHLQMPFFYVPGNHDITNAVMEKEWLSRFGSTYYHFTYKDVLFLCLNSEDQQRGAGHGTISDAQFEYAAKVLKDNPDVRWTLIFMHQPLWHQRNTVRWQELEALLGDRNHTVYAGHEHRYVKEKRNNGKYFTLATTGGGSGLRGPKLGEFDHMMWVTMTDQGPIMANLALDGIWTEDVVTQDTKNLIEKFSAHSPIEIEPLFFEGERFESGSLGLKITNDENVPMRLNFRTQNSPNLALFADSSQISVAPNSVAFMNLKLLSQEGDSLIPAQLFADLELGAEGEPAHISYPYVYRIKPLRKRALKQCSQKPKVDGSTQEWGAMSYAFERNAGTVKVEFDLAYDEQYVYVAARVTDDTIQSYGGGATWQQDNLSFVANAEKMGRSAVSVGHDWYAQDFVQQLSPANDTTPSVAYRNNLPKGTKMICRQTDYGYEGELALPISYIQSFQGENWQYLRLNVGIDDKDGGEVVRYSWLPIWRNADNYVGSGYFFRVEEKR, from the coding sequence ATGAAAAAAGTGCTTTTTTACTTTTCCGTGCTCTGCTTTGGATCGATGCAAGCCCAGGAAAACTGTTCTACTGATTTTAACTTTTCGGTAGATACCACTAAGGCGGCTCAGCCCTTTAATCACCTGGCTTTTCAGAATGATCCTTGTCGTTTTCAATTTGCGATTGTAACCGATCGTACTGGCGGTCATCGTCCCGGAGTTTTTATGGATGGGGTAAATAAGCTCAACCTAATGCAGCCCGAATTTGTGATGAGCGTTGGCGACCTCATCGAAGGCTATACCCTGGATACCATCGAGCTGGCCCGCCAATGGAATGAGTTCAATTCTTTTGTGGGTCATCTGCAAATGCCTTTCTTCTATGTGCCGGGTAACCACGATATCACCAATGCGGTAATGGAGAAAGAGTGGCTTTCGCGCTTTGGATCTACTTATTACCACTTCACCTATAAAGATGTTTTATTCCTCTGCCTCAATTCCGAGGACCAACAAAGAGGAGCCGGACATGGCACTATTTCCGATGCCCAATTTGAATATGCCGCCAAAGTTTTGAAGGATAATCCCGATGTGCGCTGGACTTTGATCTTCATGCATCAGCCCCTTTGGCATCAGAGAAATACAGTACGTTGGCAAGAGCTGGAAGCCCTTTTAGGCGATCGCAATCATACTGTTTATGCCGGGCATGAGCATCGCTATGTGAAGGAAAAGCGCAATAATGGCAAGTACTTTACCCTGGCTACTACCGGTGGAGGATCAGGCCTGCGCGGACCTAAATTGGGGGAGTTCGATCATATGATGTGGGTGACCATGACCGATCAAGGCCCCATTATGGCCAATTTGGCTTTGGATGGTATTTGGACCGAAGATGTGGTTACCCAAGACACCAAAAATCTAATTGAGAAATTTAGTGCCCATTCACCCATCGAAATTGAACCTCTCTTTTTTGAAGGTGAGCGTTTTGAATCAGGCAGTCTAGGCCTGAAGATCACCAATGATGAAAATGTTCCGATGCGCTTGAATTTCCGCACCCAGAACAGTCCTAACTTGGCGCTCTTTGCAGATAGCAGCCAAATTTCGGTCGCCCCGAATAGCGTGGCTTTCATGAATCTTAAGCTCCTCTCCCAAGAGGGAGACTCCTTAATTCCCGCCCAATTGTTTGCCGATTTAGAACTGGGCGCTGAAGGCGAGCCCGCCCATATCTCCTACCCCTATGTTTACAGGATTAAGCCCCTGCGAAAAAGAGCCTTGAAACAATGTTCCCAAAAGCCTAAAGTGGATGGCTCCACCCAAGAGTGGGGTGCCATGAGCTATGCTTTCGAACGCAATGCCGGTACAGTAAAAGTAGAATTCGACCTGGCTTATGATGAGCAATACGTTTACGTTGCAGCGCGAGTTACAGACGACACCATTCAATCTTATGGCGGTGGAGCTACCTGGCAGCAAGACAATTTAAGCTTTGTGGCCAATGCTGAAAAGATGGGACGCAGTGCGGTAAGTGTAGGTCATGATTGGTATGCCCAAGACTTCGTTCAGCAGCTTAGCCCGGCGAATGATACCACGCCTTCCGTGGCCTATCGCAATAATCTCCCCAAAGGCACAAAAATGATTTGTCGCCAAACCGACTATGGTTATGAAGGTGAGCTAGCCCTGCCCATTTCCTATATCCAAAGCTTCCAAGGTGAAAACTGGCAATACCTACGCTTGAATGTGGGGATTGATGATAAAGATGGTGGGGAGGTTGTCCGCTATAGTTGGCTTCCTATCTGGCGAAACGCCGACAACTATGTGGGATCGGGGTATTTCTTTAGGGTGGAGGAGAAAAGGTAA
- a CDS encoding antibiotic biosynthesis monooxygenase family protein, giving the protein MITHWKGDPPTAPYYAVIFISQKSEQLDGYAEADAEMMSEAQKQEGYLGYSSSGEPKQGIFISYWKDQESIQKWRAHSGHIQAKQNGKQSWYNYYHSIIAKVERSVIHGEWLEGIQ; this is encoded by the coding sequence ATGATAACCCACTGGAAAGGCGACCCACCCACAGCACCCTATTATGCGGTGATTTTTATTTCTCAAAAATCGGAGCAATTGGATGGCTATGCCGAGGCGGATGCCGAGATGATGTCGGAAGCCCAAAAGCAGGAGGGCTATTTAGGTTATTCTTCTTCCGGGGAGCCCAAGCAAGGAATCTTCATTTCCTATTGGAAAGATCAGGAGTCTATTCAAAAATGGCGTGCGCATAGCGGGCATATTCAGGCCAAGCAGAACGGTAAGCAATCCTGGTATAACTATTACCACAGCATCATCGCCAAGGTAGAGCGTAGTGTAATCCACGGAGAGTGGTTGGAGGGAATTCAGTAG
- a CDS encoding helix-turn-helix domain-containing protein, which produces MRKEVVKQIESGELRVYQACRIFEIKSPQTVYNWLNKYSRTLKTQTRIVVENNSVDKRLKELEARTKELEAALGRKQLEADLYRHIVDLASEEYKVDLKKSFGARASKGK; this is translated from the coding sequence TTGCGCAAGGAAGTGGTCAAACAGATTGAATCGGGAGAACTTCGGGTATATCAAGCCTGTAGGATTTTCGAGATTAAATCACCGCAAACGGTTTATAACTGGTTAAACAAGTATTCTCGTACCTTGAAGACACAAACACGCATAGTAGTGGAAAACAATAGTGTTGACAAACGTCTGAAGGAATTAGAGGCGCGCACCAAAGAGTTGGAGGCTGCTTTAGGACGAAAGCAGTTAGAAGCCGATTTGTACCGCCATATCGTAGATCTGGCCTCAGAAGAATATAAGGTGGATCTAAAAAAAAGTTTTGGCGCCAGAGCATCCAAAGGCAAATAA
- a CDS encoding DDE-type integrase/transposase/recombinase, producing the protein MSIRRSCHLLGFSRQAYYKPQALRRELVGLEDGLRSLILSARVACPGLGCRPIYYAHADQLSIGRDKFEALAAELGLQVKRNTRYIRTTKSDQRKFDNLLIDKQVRSINEVWQADMTYYLKGSKWYYLMFITDVYSQRILGYGAYSRASAVHFKEVLKQAIATRKKDGYTNLSGLIHHSDGGRQYEERSYREYCKGKGLKQSMCYYSWENPYAEKTNDLIKNRYLNYWKPTNLHELRLCLKQAVEHHNKFQQKRVLNNSTPIDFEWKIKSMESSPSNYTLNLKPSKPRTKNKKYKLVEISE; encoded by the coding sequence GTGTCGATCAGGAGAAGTTGTCATTTGCTGGGCTTTAGCCGGCAGGCCTACTACAAGCCCCAAGCTCTAAGAAGGGAGCTTGTTGGGCTTGAAGACGGCCTGCGTAGCCTGATCCTGTCCGCGCGTGTGGCCTGCCCTGGCTTAGGTTGTAGACCCATCTATTATGCTCATGCGGATCAGCTTTCCATTGGACGGGATAAGTTCGAGGCATTGGCTGCTGAACTGGGCTTACAGGTTAAAAGGAATACTAGGTATATCCGAACCACCAAAAGCGACCAACGTAAGTTTGACAACCTTCTCATTGATAAACAAGTACGATCCATCAATGAAGTTTGGCAAGCCGATATGACCTATTATCTGAAAGGATCAAAATGGTATTATTTGATGTTCATTACGGATGTTTATTCTCAAAGGATCCTAGGCTATGGGGCTTATAGCAGAGCTAGCGCAGTCCACTTCAAAGAGGTTTTAAAGCAGGCCATTGCCACTCGAAAGAAAGACGGCTACACCAACTTAAGCGGTCTTATTCATCATAGTGATGGAGGCCGACAGTATGAAGAGCGTAGCTATCGTGAGTATTGCAAAGGCAAAGGCCTAAAGCAAAGTATGTGTTACTATTCATGGGAAAACCCCTATGCAGAGAAAACCAATGATTTGATTAAAAACCGATACCTCAATTACTGGAAGCCTACTAACCTTCATGAGCTCAGACTATGCCTCAAACAAGCAGTGGAACACCATAACAAGTTCCAGCAAAAGCGAGTATTGAATAATAGCACTCCAATAGACTTTGAATGGAAAATCAAATCCATGGAATCCAGTCCAAGTAATTACACTTTAAACCTTAAGCCCAGTAAGCCTAGAACTAAAAACAAAAAGTATAAATTAGTAGAAATATCTGAGTAG
- the paaZ gene encoding phenylacetic acid degradation bifunctional protein PaaZ codes for MQQIQNYVQGEWVSGQGEELIARDAIHGTEIGIVSSAGLDYEAILDYGRKVGGPALRKMTFQERGRMLKALALHLVKIKDQFYETSFKTGATKIDSWVDIEGGFGNLFANASLRRQFPDLPYYVDGSHAPLSKNGTFIGHHIMVPKRGVAIHINAFNFPVWGMLEKIAVNLMAGVPAVVKPSEYTSFLTEHVVREIIASKILPEGALQLLTGLGRGILDHVTTGDTVTFTGSAATGKKLQALPHIIDRSVTFNLEADSLNASVLGPDVEPGMPEFDIFVKEVQREITTKAGQKCTAVRRIIVPEDKIDAVQEALISRLQKTSIGDPRMEGVRMGSLASSIQVERLAENIARLKNSQEVVYGDLRDFEVMGAQRDKGAFVSPTLFRNDNPFSNTDVHEVECFGPVSTLIPYKGLAEAAEIANMGKGSLVSSIITADDKLGREYVVEAAHMHGRIMVLNAKSAKESTGHGSPMPLLTHGGPGRAGGGEEMGGKRGVLHYLQRTAIQGHPDTITEITQVYQPGASRPEAEKHLFRQHFEELKVGETVYTHRHTVTDADIASFAQVSGDNFYAHVDATSLEGTIFEGKVAHGYYVLSKAAGMFVDPRKGPVLLNYGIDECRFTKPVYPGMTIGVKFTVKEKIDQEKRSKDDIAKGIVKFNVDVYDEEGETVALATILTMVKKMDQSV; via the coding sequence ATGCAGCAAATTCAGAATTATGTACAGGGTGAATGGGTTTCTGGCCAAGGCGAGGAACTGATTGCCCGCGACGCGATACACGGAACCGAAATTGGAATTGTTTCCAGTGCCGGATTAGATTATGAGGCCATTTTAGATTATGGTCGCAAGGTGGGTGGCCCTGCCCTCCGTAAAATGACCTTCCAGGAAAGAGGGCGAATGTTGAAGGCTCTGGCCCTGCATCTCGTGAAAATCAAAGATCAGTTTTACGAAACCAGCTTTAAAACCGGAGCCACAAAAATTGACTCTTGGGTAGATATTGAAGGCGGTTTTGGAAACCTCTTTGCCAATGCCTCATTACGTCGCCAGTTTCCGGATTTACCCTATTATGTTGATGGTAGCCATGCGCCTCTATCCAAGAACGGCACATTTATCGGACATCATATTATGGTGCCTAAGCGCGGAGTGGCCATTCATATTAATGCCTTTAACTTCCCGGTTTGGGGAATGCTCGAAAAAATTGCGGTGAACCTGATGGCCGGTGTTCCTGCAGTAGTGAAGCCTTCTGAGTACACCTCTTTCTTAACAGAGCATGTGGTGCGCGAAATTATCGCCTCCAAGATCTTACCGGAAGGTGCTCTGCAATTGCTAACAGGTTTAGGGCGCGGAATTTTGGATCATGTGACCACCGGCGATACCGTAACCTTTACGGGTAGTGCCGCTACCGGGAAGAAATTGCAAGCTCTGCCTCACATCATCGATCGCTCGGTTACTTTCAACCTAGAAGCCGACTCCTTAAACGCTTCGGTATTAGGTCCGGATGTGGAACCAGGTATGCCCGAGTTCGACATCTTCGTAAAAGAGGTTCAGCGTGAGATCACCACTAAGGCTGGTCAGAAGTGTACGGCCGTACGTAGAATTATAGTTCCCGAAGATAAGATAGACGCGGTGCAGGAAGCATTGATTTCTCGCTTGCAGAAAACAAGTATTGGTGACCCTCGAATGGAAGGAGTGCGCATGGGATCATTAGCCTCCAGCATTCAGGTGGAGCGCCTGGCGGAGAATATTGCCCGCCTTAAAAATTCGCAGGAAGTGGTTTATGGCGACCTCCGCGATTTTGAAGTGATGGGTGCCCAAAGAGATAAAGGTGCTTTTGTAAGCCCCACTTTGTTCCGCAACGACAATCCTTTTAGCAATACCGATGTACATGAAGTGGAATGCTTTGGTCCGGTATCAACCTTAATCCCTTATAAAGGCTTAGCCGAAGCGGCCGAGATTGCCAATATGGGTAAAGGTTCCTTGGTGAGCTCCATTATTACAGCCGATGATAAATTGGGTCGCGAATATGTAGTGGAAGCCGCACACATGCACGGTCGAATTATGGTGTTGAATGCTAAGAGTGCCAAGGAAAGTACTGGTCATGGTTCGCCCATGCCTCTACTTACGCACGGTGGACCCGGACGAGCCGGTGGCGGTGAAGAGATGGGTGGAAAGCGCGGTGTATTGCACTATTTACAGCGTACCGCCATTCAGGGACACCCGGATACTATTACTGAAATCACTCAGGTATACCAACCCGGCGCCAGTCGTCCGGAAGCGGAAAAACACTTATTCCGCCAGCATTTCGAAGAGCTCAAAGTGGGGGAAACTGTATATACCCACCGTCATACCGTTACGGATGCCGATATCGCCAGCTTTGCTCAGGTGAGTGGCGATAATTTCTATGCTCATGTGGATGCCACTTCTCTGGAGGGCACCATCTTCGAGGGTAAGGTGGCGCATGGCTACTATGTACTTTCTAAAGCAGCCGGTATGTTCGTTGATCCCCGCAAAGGACCGGTATTATTGAACTACGGTATTGATGAATGTCGTTTTACCAAACCGGTATATCCTGGCATGACTATCGGCGTGAAGTTTACCGTGAAGGAAAAGATCGATCAGGAAAAACGCAGTAAAGATGATATCGCTAAGGGCATCGTGAAATTCAATGTGGATGTTTACGATGAGGAAGGCGAGACTGTGGCTCTGGCAACGATCTTAACGATGGTGAAGAAGATGGATCAGAGTGTATAG